The nucleotide window GGCTACCTCATTGACCGGCTCCGCGGCGCTCAGGCCCAATCCTACGACGGATTTGTGGCCTATGAGCAGACGCTGGGCAGTGAGCCTTTCCGCATCTCGGAGTTTTCGGCTTCCTTGCTTTCCCAGGTCGACTACGAGGCGGTAATAGCGCGGCGGCGCACCAACTTCGCGTATTATCATGCCCAACTCAAGGAGCTGAACACGGTGGCATTTCCGCTGGAGCTGCCTGAGTTGCCGGCCGATACCGTGCCTTTCTGCTATCCGCTGCTGGCTGCCTCGGGCTCCACGCTCAACCGCCGGGCGTTGTTCGAGCAGAATTTGTTTATTCCTACCCTCTGGCCCGACGTACTGACGCGGCAGGGCTCCGGCTTCGACTGGGAGCGTAACTTTACGCAGGCGCTGCTGCCCTTGCCCGTTGACCACCGCTACGGCCGTGAGGAACTGGATAAGGTAATAGCCGCCGTACGTGCTCAACTAGTTTAATTTCTCATGGCCTCCGACCTGTACCTGCGCGAAATTGAGCGCACCGATTTGCCCCGCATCAACCAGTGGCGTAACGACCCGGAACTGATTGGCTACCTGGGCGCCAACTTCTTCTTTATCGGAGCCGGAATTGATGAGCGCTGGTTCGACGGCTACCTTGCCAACCGCGACAAAGCCGTACGCCTGGCCATTGTGGTCGGCCCCGACCAGCGGCACATCGGCAATGTGCAGCTTACCAGCATTCACCCCATCAACCGCACGGCCGAATTCTCCATCTTCATTGGCGACAAGGACTATTGGTCGGCTGGGCACGGCCGGGTGGCTACGGAGCAAATCCTGCAGCACGGCTTCAACGACCTGA belongs to Hymenobacter cellulosilyticus and includes:
- a CDS encoding DegT/DnrJ/EryC1/StrS family aminotransferase, giving the protein MLQPFEQAGVPYEFYALDEQLELRGVPESLPAGEYVVYVNYFGLKNEYVQQLDGQYRQQLLVDNTQDFFAHGYAHGWGFNSARKAFGVPDGGFLYGPAAELGTAEEYPVFTEYHAGYLIDRLRGAQAQSYDGFVAYEQTLGSEPFRISEFSASLLSQVDYEAVIARRRTNFAYYHAQLKELNTVAFPLELPELPADTVPFCYPLLAASGSTLNRRALFEQNLFIPTLWPDVLTRQGSGFDWERNFTQALLPLPVDHRYGREELDKVIAAVRAQLV
- a CDS encoding GNAT family N-acetyltransferase translates to MASDLYLREIERTDLPRINQWRNDPELIGYLGANFFFIGAGIDERWFDGYLANRDKAVRLAIVVGPDQRHIGNVQLTSIHPINRTAEFSIFIGDKDYWSAGHGRVATEQILQHGFNDLNLNRIYLTLLQENERARRMYQRLGFKEEGCQRQAIFKGGRYHDVLEMAMLREEFQQLQA